Proteins from one Hemiscyllium ocellatum isolate sHemOce1 chromosome 30, sHemOce1.pat.X.cur, whole genome shotgun sequence genomic window:
- the ccdc28b gene encoding coiled-coil domain-containing protein 28B, translated as MEEKRKKRSPKVTLNQQPPLGNPKKSSVPTSKSATFTSALPQPPSPKLTSKLKSRTNKDKVKPPQQTGKVTKPAPIQHSFLTDVSDVREMECGLLNLLNDFHSGKLQAFGKECSFEQMEHVREMQEKMARLHFSLDSHVEELSADKKKNASDRNLEQLLTNLEELSTSIQKLHLAENQDLPKNQDPKPHTL; from the exons AtggaagagaagagaaagaaaagaagcCCCAAGGTCACTTTAAATCAGCAGCCTCCACTGGGTAACCCCAAGAAATCGTCAGTGCCAACCAGTAAGAGTGCAACATTCACCTCTGCTttacctcagcctccttcaccaAAACTTACATCAAAGTTGAAAAG TCGAACAAATAAAGACAAAGTGAAACCACCGCAGCAAACTGGAAAGGTGACAAAACCAGCTCCAATACAACATTCATTCCTGACAGATGTTTCTGatgtgagagagatggagtgtggCTTGTTGAATTTGCTGAATGATTTCCACTCTGGGAAGTTGCAGGCATTTG GAAAAGAGTGCTCTTTTGAACAGATGGAGCATGTGAGAGAGATGCAAGAAAAAATGGCTCGTTTACATTTTAGCCTTGACAGTCATGTGGAAGAGCTGTCTGCagacaagaaaaaaaatgcatctgACAGGAATCTCGAACAGCTTCTGACAAAT CTGGAAGAGCTTAGTACTTCAAT ACAAAAGCTACACTTAGCAGAAAATCAAGACCTGCCAAAAAATCAAGACCCGAAACCACATACTTTATAG